A stretch of Gammaproteobacteria bacterium DNA encodes these proteins:
- a CDS encoding aminotransferase class I/II-fold pyridoxal phosphate-dependent enzyme: MKAIRSHNDLAINGAAPAFVDPIHVGRPNLGGKESLLRYTGEIYDRGWLTNNGPLVQELESRIAARIGVEHCVAMCNGTVALEIAIRALGLDGEVIVPSYTFVATAHALHWQEITPVFADIDPATHNLDPDAVRRMITPRTSGIIGVHLWGRPAPVEALQAIADEHGLQLMFDAAHAFGCSAAGRRIGGFGRCEVLSFHATKVFNTFEGGAVATNDGELAQAMRLMRNFGFSGYDNVIHPGTNGKMPEINAAMGLVNLEALPDFIAANKRNYLVYSEALAGVDGLRLIAYDEADTPNYQYVVIELESPAAGSRDAMVAALHAENILARKYFWPGCHRMKPYRDLYPHASLLLPDTIKVASQAVVLPTGITLGADDIETVARIVAMLARSGRQAP, encoded by the coding sequence ATGAAAGCGATTCGATCGCACAATGATCTCGCCATAAACGGCGCCGCACCGGCCTTCGTCGATCCCATCCACGTGGGCCGCCCCAACCTGGGTGGCAAGGAGTCGCTCCTTCGGTATACCGGAGAAATCTACGATCGCGGTTGGCTGACCAACAATGGCCCGCTGGTGCAGGAGCTTGAATCGCGGATTGCGGCGCGCATCGGTGTGGAGCACTGTGTCGCGATGTGCAACGGCACGGTGGCGCTGGAAATCGCCATCCGCGCACTGGGCCTCGATGGCGAGGTGATCGTGCCCTCCTATACCTTCGTTGCCACGGCGCATGCCCTGCATTGGCAGGAAATAACCCCCGTATTCGCGGATATCGATCCGGCCACGCATAACCTGGATCCGGACGCGGTGCGGCGCATGATTACGCCGCGCACAAGCGGAATAATAGGTGTGCATCTTTGGGGCAGACCTGCCCCCGTGGAGGCGCTTCAGGCAATTGCCGACGAGCACGGCCTGCAATTGATGTTCGATGCCGCGCACGCATTCGGTTGCAGCGCTGCCGGTCGCCGCATCGGTGGGTTTGGCCGCTGCGAGGTGCTGAGTTTTCACGCCACGAAAGTGTTCAACACCTTCGAGGGTGGAGCGGTGGCTACCAATGATGGCGAGCTGGCGCAGGCAATGCGCCTGATGCGCAACTTCGGCTTCAGCGGTTACGACAACGTCATTCATCCGGGCACCAATGGCAAGATGCCCGAGATCAATGCCGCGATGGGCCTGGTGAACCTGGAGGCATTGCCTGACTTCATCGCCGCCAACAAGCGCAATTATCTGGTCTACTCCGAAGCCCTGGCCGGAGTCGATGGCTTGCGTTTGATCGCTTACGACGAAGCGGATACTCCCAATTACCAATACGTTGTAATCGAACTCGAATCGCCGGCTGCAGGCAGTCGTGATGCGATGGTGGCTGCGCTGCATGCTGAAAACATTCTTGCGCGCAAGTATTTCTGGCCGGGCTGTCACCGGATGAAACCGTATCGGGATCTGTATCCGCACGCGTCGTTGTTGTTGCCCGACACGATCAAGGTGGCAAGTCAGGCCGTTGTACTTCCCACCGGAATCACTTTGGGTGCCGATGACATTGAAACCGTCGCGCGCATTGTGGCAATGCTCGCCAGATCGGGAAGACAAGCGCCGTGA